The window TGCATCTTCAATGGTCTTGATAAAAGGAATTCCTGCCTCGTCACTTTGACGAATGGTTTCATGATATAAAATGATCCCACTAATGCTTTCATTAAGACCAGTGGTCTTAATGATCAATTCCCTGTACGTCCTTCGGTTTTCTTCCGTTTTAGGAATGCCTGCATCCGAAAAACGTTTGTTGCAGGTGGAAATGCTTTCGTCCATGGCAAAAAGACCCTTATGATCCGCAAGCAGTGCCACAGTGGTTTCGGAGAGTTTTTTCACATTCATGGCTTGATGTTCCATTTCCATTCCAATATTTCGGGCATATCTTTCCCATACCGATTTACATAGTGTTTATGTTCAATGAGCTTGTCTTTTAACTGCTGTTTCAAATATGCTCCTTTACTGCCCAAATTGGGTACACGGTCGATCACATCTATAACCAGGTGGAAGCGGTCAATTTCGTTCTGAACCCTCAGGTCAAAAGGCGTTGTAATCGTTCCTTCTTCCTTATAACCCCGTACATGTAGATTGCGGTTGGCCCTGCGGTAGCTGATCCGGTGCACCAACCAAGGATAGCCGTGAAAGTTAAATATGATGTGTTTGTCTTTAGTAAATATCGAATCGTAATCCACTTCGCTCAAGCCATGCGGATGCTCGGAACTCGACTGCATTTTCATCAGATCAACTACGTTTACAACCCTGATCTTAAGCTCTGGCAGATGTTCCCTCAATATCGAAACTGCTGCAAGGAGTTCCAATGTTACAGTATCTCCACAACTTGCCATAATGACATTAGGTTCAGAGCCCTGATCATTGCTCGCCCATTGCCAGATGCCGATACCTTCGGTGCAATGAGTTTCCGCCTCCTGCATGTTCAGCCATTGCGGCAAAGCATGCTTTCCGGCCACAACAACATTTACATAGTGTTTTGTGCGAAGACAATGATCGAATATGGAGAGCAGGCAGTTCGCATCTGGTGGTAGATAAACCCTAACCACATCTGCTTTTTTACTGATCACATGATCTAGAAAGCCGGGATCCTGATGGGTAAATCCATTGTGGTCTTGTTGCCAAACATGTGAAGCTAAAAGATAATTCAGCGATGCGATATTCCGTCTCCATGGAAGTTCTCTGGTAACCTTCAGCCATTTGGCGTGCTGACTGAACATGGAATCAACGATGCGGATAAATGCTTCGTAACTATTGAAAATCCCATGCCTTCCGGTAAGCAGGTAACCTTCCAACCAGCCCTCGCATTGGTGTTCGCTAAGCTGAGCATCCAATATGCGTCCTGAAGGAGAAAGGAATTCATCGTTTTCCTGCATTCCGGCATCCCATTGACGGTTACTTACCTGAAAAATAGCACCTAAAAGATTGGATAGTGTTTCATCCGGGCCAAATACCCGAAAATTATTTTTGTTGAGCATAATTACTTCGCTCAGGAATTTTGCCAATACCATCGTGTCCTGTCCCTGAATTGATCCTGGTGAGGGTACATCAAGTGCGAACTTTCGGAAATCCGGCATTCTGAGCTCTTCGAGCAATAGGCCACCATTGGCATGGGGATTGGAGCCCATACGGCTGTTGCCTTTAGGAGCAAGGTCCGCAACTTCCGGGATCAGCCTGCCTTTTTCATCAAAAAGTTCTTCCGCCCTGTAGCTTTTCATCCAGTTTTCGAGTAGGACAACATTTTGCGGATGTTTTTCGTCCACCAGGATTGGAACCTGATGCGAGCGAAAGGTACCTTCATTCTGCAGGCCATCTACAACCTTTGGACCTGTCCAGCCCTTTGGCGAACGAAGCACAATCATCGGCCAACGCGGTCTGCTGTTATCGGATGTTATTCTTGCATGCTCCTGAAAGCTGCGAATATCTGTTATTGCTTTTTCAGTTGCGAGCGCCATTTCCATGTGCATTTTTTCAGGATCGTCTCCTTCAACGAAATAGGGGGTCCATCCACATCCTTTAAAGAATTGTTCCAATTCTTCATGGTCTATGCGAGCCAGCAGCGTAGGATTACTGATCTTATACCCGTTTAGGTGAAGTATCGGCAATACCGCCCCGTCAGTAATGGGGTTAAGGAATTTGTTTGAATGCCATGAGGTAGCCAAAGGACCGGTCTCTGCCTCGCCATCACCCACAATACAGGCGACGATAAGGTCAGGGTTATCAAAAACAGCCCCGAAGGCATGGCTCAGTGAATAACCTAATTCGCCACCTTCGTGAATTGAACCCGGAGTACTGGGCGCTACGTGGCTGGAAATTCCACCTGGAAAAGAAAACTGTGTGAATAGCTTTTTCATCCCTTCTTCATCCTGGCTGATATTAGGGTAAACTTCACTATAGCTACCCTCCAGATAGGTGTTGGCAACCAGCGCGGGACCTCCATGCCCAGGACCTGAAATGTAAAACATGTTCAGATCAAATTTTTTGATTAGCCGGTTAAGATGAACATAGATAAAGTTTTGACCTGGAGTAGTTCCCCAATGACCAACGACAATAGGTTTTACATGGGATAATAGGAGTTTTTTCCTGAGCATCGCATTGTCATACAGGTAGATCTGCCCGACTGAAAGGTAGTTGGCAGCCCTCCAATAAGCATCCATCTTGTTTAAAAGTTCGGGTGAGATCTGCTCAAACTCGGTATCTAATAATAATTCTTCCATTTTTTTATATGTTTTACAGCGCAGCATATTCTTGCCATGCCTTTTATGTGATCAATGTGATTTCTTCAGTAAGCATTGCGCAGTCGGAAGAAAGGGGTTCGAGCCCGAACCTAGTGAGTTCATCTAGTGTGCCCTTATAATTATGGTGCAAAATACTTCTGATACCTATCTGCTCTGCATTCTGGATGAAAATAGGCTGGTTTTCAATGTATAGGATTTCTGAAGCCGGGCTTTGAACAATGTCCATCGCCATTTGAAAAATATCCATATCCGGTTTGCGCAGATGTACGAAAGAAGAGGAAATAAAGGAATCTATAATATCGTCCAGTCTGAATTTTCGTATCCGGTATTCATTGAGCTCGCGGCCTTCGTTACTGACCGCTGCAATTTTTAAGCTGTATTTTTCTTTTAAGGCCTTGAACAGGGTTAGCATTTTAGGATAGGGCCTAGAGGCTGAGAACATAACTTGCCTAAAATCGTCTTCTGTGAACCTCCTTTTTTCATAGAAAACAACACTTTTCAGATAGGTATCCAGGGAAATCTTACCAAGTTCATAGGTCTCGAAGTTGATCCAGTGCCTTTCTTCCATCTCCTGATGGTTAATGTCGAATTTCTGCGCAGCGCTCTTTCGTGCGTTTCTATCCCAGCCATCGCTCAGCAGTACGCCGCCGATATCCAGAAACAGGGTTGTTATACGTTGTGTCGTTTCCATTCACTAATCATCTAAGCCTTAAGTATATTTTTAAGGTAAAGATGGCTACATTAACGAGTTAAGAAGTTGCACAAATGCGATTGAATATTATAGAATTCACACTTTTGGTGAAACCCCGGTTTCTATTTTAATAATTCTGTTATATTTTTAACGAATCTGAGGGATGTCTATATGTGAATTGTATAAAGATTTCATTAAAACGTATAACATCCGCAGGGACCAATTAGGCAACCTTTGAAGCGTGAAATAATTCACTCTAAAATCATCAAAAATGAAAAGCAACGAAAGTTTACAGAAAGACGTTCAGGAGGCCATTAAATGGGAACCACTTTTGAATGCAGCAGAAATAGGCGTGACAGTTAAGGATGGTGTAGTGACCCTTACAGGGACCGTTGACAGTTATGTTAAAAAAACAGAAGCAGAAGACGCAGCTAAAAAGGTAAGTGGCGTTTCGGCCGTAGTTGAAAATATCGAAGTCAAATTTGGTGACTGGGGTGCAAAAGAAGATGGTGATATTGCCAGAGCGGTATTAAATGCATTAAAATGGAGCTGGCAGGTACCTAATGATAAAATAGAGGTAAAAGTGGAAAAAGGTTGGGTAACGCTTGAGGGCGAACTAAGCTGGAATTATCAGAAAGATGCAGCGAAAACAGCTATCAAAAATCTTCTAGGTGTTAAGGGCGTGATTAATAGTATCAAGATTGCCTCTGAGGTTAAAGACGCCGTAGAGAAAGGGGATATCGAAAGAGCGATAGCACGTAATTGGTCTATTAACGATCAGGATATCCATGTTAATGTTTCTGAAAACCGCGTAACTTTGAGCGGCGAGGTAAGTTCATTGTTCCAAAAAGATGAGGCTCAGCGCATCGCCTGGAACGCGCCGGGCGTTTGGTTTGTAAATAACGAAATTGCGGTGCAGTATGATTATTTAATGATGGACTAAAAATATGAGGGGAGCTTGTGCTCCCCTCATATTTTTTTGATTTCCTGGATTCATTTCATTATTATAACTGTTAATAAATCAGTTTAATGGATAAAAATAGGATGAAGAACTAAAATTTACAGATCAATTTACTTCCGCTTTGAAAAATCTGCTTACGAAGGCATCCTGCTGGTTTTCGGTCATTTTGTCTGCCGGCCTGATCTCAACCTTTATTTTAGAGAATAGGTGATTATCCTTAAAGGTATTGTACAGCTCGGTTTTAGCTTCAGTAGGGCCAAAGAGTAGCACTTCATCATATTTCCTGATGAGGTCAGCTAATTCCCTATAGTAATCTGCCTGCTCCCCCTGTTCCTTGGTATGCATGGTACTTTCCCCACGCGTTAGTGCTTCTTCTTTAGCCTTGCTGGTAAAATTGCATTCAATTGTTCTTGTCAGGATGGGCGTCGCTGGGTAGTCCATTAGATTGGCTACTGAATGATCCATCCAGATGCCTATTTTTGTCTTTTTTTCCATGTTGTTTTTTTTTAGATGGGGCAATATCAAGACAGGGCTTTTAATACGCTTTGCCTGAGATGGTGGGTAGAATTAATTCAGATTAAGCTCCAGAAAATAGGTGAGCTGTTTTTCCAAGGCCTCACTGTTGTTTGCAGGAATGGTATTGTCTGTTGAAAGAATGATTTCCTTTTCAGAAACAACGATATGAAATGCAACGCCAACAATGATCTCCGGAAAGGACACATCGATAATATCATATACACGTGCAAATTCTACCGCAACTGCGGCATCAAGTTTTTTGTTGAGGTAATCTGCAAAATCTGTTTTCAAGGTTGCAAAAAGATCTTCTGCGGTAACCATTCTTATATTTTCTATTTCAGTAGTCATTGGGTTAGGGTTTAAATTATGGAGTTGACGGAGCGTATCAGGGTCAAATTTTTTACTTCATTCTCTTTAAATATTTTTACGATTATTTTACTCTGTGGTCATGCCATCGAAT is drawn from Pedobacter mucosus and contains these coding sequences:
- a CDS encoding phosphoketolase family protein → MEELLLDTEFEQISPELLNKMDAYWRAANYLSVGQIYLYDNAMLRKKLLLSHVKPIVVGHWGTTPGQNFIYVHLNRLIKKFDLNMFYISGPGHGGPALVANTYLEGSYSEVYPNISQDEEGMKKLFTQFSFPGGISSHVAPSTPGSIHEGGELGYSLSHAFGAVFDNPDLIVACIVGDGEAETGPLATSWHSNKFLNPITDGAVLPILHLNGYKISNPTLLARIDHEELEQFFKGCGWTPYFVEGDDPEKMHMEMALATEKAITDIRSFQEHARITSDNSRPRWPMIVLRSPKGWTGPKVVDGLQNEGTFRSHQVPILVDEKHPQNVVLLENWMKSYRAEELFDEKGRLIPEVADLAPKGNSRMGSNPHANGGLLLEELRMPDFRKFALDVPSPGSIQGQDTMVLAKFLSEVIMLNKNNFRVFGPDETLSNLLGAIFQVSNRQWDAGMQENDEFLSPSGRILDAQLSEHQCEGWLEGYLLTGRHGIFNSYEAFIRIVDSMFSQHAKWLKVTRELPWRRNIASLNYLLASHVWQQDHNGFTHQDPGFLDHVISKKADVVRVYLPPDANCLLSIFDHCLRTKHYVNVVVAGKHALPQWLNMQEAETHCTEGIGIWQWASNDQGSEPNVIMASCGDTVTLELLAAVSILREHLPELKIRVVNVVDLMKMQSSSEHPHGLSEVDYDSIFTKDKHIIFNFHGYPWLVHRISYRRANRNLHVRGYKEEGTITTPFDLRVQNEIDRFHLVIDVIDRVPNLGSKGAYLKQQLKDKLIEHKHYVNRYGKDMPEILEWKWNIKP
- a CDS encoding HAD family hydrolase encodes the protein METTQRITTLFLDIGGVLLSDGWDRNARKSAAQKFDINHQEMEERHWINFETYELGKISLDTYLKSVVFYEKRRFTEDDFRQVMFSASRPYPKMLTLFKALKEKYSLKIAAVSNEGRELNEYRIRKFRLDDIIDSFISSSFVHLRKPDMDIFQMAMDIVQSPASEILYIENQPIFIQNAEQIGIRSILHHNYKGTLDELTRFGLEPLSSDCAMLTEEITLIT
- a CDS encoding BON domain-containing protein codes for the protein MKSNESLQKDVQEAIKWEPLLNAAEIGVTVKDGVVTLTGTVDSYVKKTEAEDAAKKVSGVSAVVENIEVKFGDWGAKEDGDIARAVLNALKWSWQVPNDKIEVKVEKGWVTLEGELSWNYQKDAAKTAIKNLLGVKGVINSIKIASEVKDAVEKGDIERAIARNWSINDQDIHVNVSENRVTLSGEVSSLFQKDEAQRIAWNAPGVWFVNNEIAVQYDYLMMD